GAAATGTAGACTCTTGGAAGAGTATAGGGTGAATTTGTGATAAATTGGAGAATAAGCATATTTCGAATGACCATTAAGCAGGGAAAACAAAAGCTATATAAAGAGAGGTGATCATGAAGGACCACAGATCCACTATAAACCTTAGCAGAGGCATAATTCAATACTCGACATTGATCTGACCCCAACTGATACACTCCTCAGGGGAATGGGCTGGAGGCAGGGTGAACAACATTGTGTGATGACCAGGAAGAGCAAAGACAGGCTCAGCCTTTACCTTCTGGCAGGTTTGTCCAGTCTGTGGCCTGCATCTATAAATTTATCTTCAAATGTGGCCTACAAATCCATAAACTTACTTAAACcagtatgaaattaaaaaaaaaattcttgcccctcccattcctcttcctctcatttttttttttttttttttttttgcaatttttattttGCAACTCAATTTTGCAGTTAGTGTAATCTGAGCATGAGTTTTGTAGATGACAGCACTGTGTCATGGTGTCAGAGCCGGGCATCTGCTAGGTGACGCTGAAGGCAGAAATCAAGAAGGAACAAAACCAGCGTGTACAGCAACAGGGATGGGGACGGGAGGGTAGCAAACGCCTCCAGAAACATCTGGAGGAGGTGGAGAGACTTCCCTCTtaggagaaagaaatcaggggcCTGCCTTATTTTACTTATAaacgttgttgttgttgaagactcTTACTACAgctgtcaggcatggtggcatacgcctttaatcccagcactcaggaggaagcagaagcaggcagatttatgttgagtttgaggctagcctagtatgtaatgagttccaggacagccagggctatgtaatgagatgctatcttaaaaaaacaaatcaagcaaaacaaacaaacaaacaaacaaaacccaactaaacaagcaaacaagaacccaacaacaaaaccaaactaaacccaAACTTACATCAGCGTGAGACACAGAAAAGAGTATTACAGCACCATACGACTCTTCTGTATGTATATGGGTCTGGATAAACTCAGTGTCTTGTATGTGTTAAGCAAACACTGTTATCTCTAAGTTAGATCTCTAGCCCTTATCTACCGCCTTAAAAGATCTGTATTTATTActtagaataaaaagtaaaatgtaggggctaaagagatggctcagtggttaagaggtgaatcactgactgctcttccagaggtcctgagttcaaatcccagcaaccacatggtggctcacaaccatctataatgagatctgatgtactcttctggtgtgtctgaagacagaaacagtgtactcatgtacgtaaaataaataaataaatcttttttaaaagcaaaatttaaaaaacaaccaagcatttagaaggcagaaggggagttcgaggccagcctcatctacttgtctcagaaaaaaacaaaccaaggggcagttaagaacactggctgctcttccagaggaccgaggtttgattcccagcaaccacacagtagctcacaagcAATGGTATCACCTATCCTAGAGAatccagcaccttcttctggcctccacaagcaatgaatgcatgtggtacacagatgtacGTGCAAGCAAACTACCCAccccatacacaaaaaataaaaataaaggttaacaACAAAGAATCAAACCAAACTAAAGACAgaaaagtgagagaggaaatcaAGATATGCTTTTTTCGGAAAGAGACTTCACAGTGGAGAAGAGGGTTTTCCCccctttattttcttccattgGTCCTCTTTTTTCCTGTTCCCTTCAGTGGACAGGacttgtgtgtacgtgtgtttaTTTACCTTGGAGGAAGAGCCGGTAGAGACAGACAAGAGGTTGAAGAAAAGGAGGTGGTTTGATGAGTCAAGATCTAGGAGCTGTgagcagagatggagagactGGCCTTAACCTTCCTATGTTAAACTGATGTCTAGATCAACATGTGGGAGCAGGAGGTGGGATGCTGAAGTCATTCATCCCTTTTTGCCTAATCTTGGGAAAGGGGAAGATGTCATTCACATCTTTTATGAGGCAGGCATAAAAATGGTAATCTGGGAGAAGGGGGGTGGGTAACAGAGAGCTATTAAGCATTTAAGGCCCAGCCTCTGTTAGAGACCAGTACTTTTTTAGTGGTCGCAAATCTCTACTCAGGGCTCAGCAGTGTTAGAACCTTGGGTGTGTTCAAATACATTTGTTGAATGGGCAAATAAGCACGGTCATGTGATTTCTTCTTTGGCAGTGGACCCCAAGCAGCCACTCTGCCTGGTGTTAgagcagaggtgggggtgggtggacaGGGGTGAGGTTGTACAAAGAGGAGAAACGGTGTGTGGATGAGACAGTGGCTGATAAGCTCTTGATGTGTGTAGTAGAAGGAAAATGAAGTGTCTAGTCATGAGCATACGGAAGGGTGAGAGGCTTGGTGACAGAGCAAACTGAGACGCCAGTTAGAAAAGGGTTGTAAAAGGCTACCTTcaaatactggctgctcttccagaggtcctgagttcaattcccagcaatcacgtggtggctcacgaccatctgtaatgagatccgatgctctcttctggtgtacgaagacagtgacagtgtacccatatacattaaataaatttaaaaaaaaagtgtttaaccTCTCTGACCTAGCAACCCTTTAAAACATGCTTAATTTTGTGCGCgcatgtgcgtgcgtgcctgcgtgcaagtgtgtgtgtgtgtgtgtctatgtgagggttatgtgcacatgaatgcaagggctctggagcccagaagagagcatcagatcctggGAGTTGGAGTCTACTGTGACTGCCTgccatgagtgctgggaaccaagcttgggtcctctgcaagagcagtctgtgctctcaACTCCAGGCTGGCAAGCTGGAGGGGTCTGTCCTGTAGTAAACACCACGCATTCAAAAAGATGGATCTTTAAGGATAACTATTATAAAACtgtctgaattaaaaaaaaaaaaaaaaaaaagagcagacaTTCAGAATGTCCATTAGGGAACTAGTGAGCAGGAATGGTGTCTGGTTAACTAATAGCTCTTCCTTACAAGCCCAGGGTGGATGGGAGCAGAGCTTCAGGAAGGCTCCCACAGGTAACACTAAGTGAAAGCAGCAAGACGGAGATGAGCTCACGGTTTGCTGCCCTCTGCACCTCAGATGAGACTGTGAGAACACAAGGCCTTCGTGCATGAGACTCCATACAGCGAACAGTCTTTGAACAAACAAGGCGCtggttggtgatggtggtgccAGCAGGAAAGAGAAACTGAGCTGGGGAGGAGGGCGGAGGGAGCTGGCTTCTCACTAGTATTTTATACTGTTCAGGTTTTTTTTCAACCCACATGCCTAGGTTAACTCCCTAAACAGCactgaaaacataaaaaacttttttttttttttttaaaaagcatgcttCAACCCGTAGTCGTGGGTTTTCCTCTAGCTCTTCTGACTCAGAATCTGAGACTGAAGGGCCAAACTCTGGATCTTTTTGAGTCTTCTGGTGAAGTTAGATCCATAGCCTTAGAGGTCATGGAGCAGGTCACAGGAGCCAGAGAGGCTGGAAGTAAAGACTTAAAGGGGGTTAGTTAGTTCCTTTGTGTGACAGCCAGCGTGGGTAGGGAAGATGGACTGTGACAGGGTGAGCAAGGTCACTGGCATTTGGGTCACACTGAAAGCCTGTGGATAAATGATTTAATTACCATTTCATGAGCTTGAACATAGACCAAGGCCCATGCTAGCTGCTCCATGTGCCCCAAAGAATCCTCCCTGACTTCTGTTGGCTACTCCAGTCCCAGGTCTGAGTCTATACAGGACACCTTCCAGCCTTCACACTGTAGCTTTGCCATGGTCCAGAAGGTTTACCCTTGTACATCCCCTACCTTGTTTCCAGTTCTCCGCTTAAAGGTCACTTCTCCAGAGAAACCATCCCCAACCCCAACCTAGATCCCCACATCATGCATTTTTCAGTTCCCACTCTCCCTGGGACATGAAGTGCAACCAGGGAACGACGTAATGCTTGTATGTCCCTATTCCATGCTTGGCATGTGGCAGGGATGCAGGTCAAGACTGTTCACAGAATGGAGCCTTTTGAAAGGTGTGCTGGCTAGTCCTATGTCAACCTGCCCCATGCTAGAGGAGGGagacttaactgagaaaatgtcacCTTAAGATCAGATATAGGCAGGCCTGCAGGGATTTCTCTTAAGTGACTGATGtgagagggctcagcccattgtggatggtgtcactcctgggcaggtggccctgggttctataagaaagcaagctgaacagatCATGAGGAGCAAGATAGTACCAACACTTGTCCATagcctctccatcagctcctgcctccaggttcctgctgtctgagttcctgtcctgacctccttcaATGAGCtatgctgtggaagtgtaagccacataaaccctgtcctccccaagttgccttatcatagcaatagctaccctaattaagacagaaggGTTACCTCTATGAGTTGCACTGGATGATGGGAAATGTCTGTTGAGTACTGCTAACTCCTTTCCTCCCAGCCTGGCTCTGGCCCACAGTTGTGTGGAGGAGCCTGCCCTGCCCAGCCCTGCCCAGCCCAGAAGCATCTAGTCTTCAAGGCAGTCAGTTATTATTTTCCCTGTAAAAGACTAAGTTTACTCTGTGGCTTTACCAGGCTCGATCGCGAGTGTGCACCAACCAAACCAAGTTTCAATATTTACCTTGGAGCACAGGCATAGCACAATCATCCAGTAAACATTTATTGATAACCCGTTTAAGGTCCCCTGCAGATGTAGAAAGAAGCATCATAGATGGGTACACCGCACACCCTTTAAACTCTgctgagaaaacacacacacacacccatgcctATTAAAACGTTTATTTCTTTCCTATgttcagaaacaaagaaatggcTTTGCCAACCCCTCCCTGAAGTCTCATCTTCAAGgattgggaggcagaagtggtgACTGGGGGTGTGTTGGTATGAGGCCAAAGGTGGGAGTTCTTTCTACTCCTTTTCTCTACATTCAATCGCTTGCTTTCACTGTTCCCTTCCCAAAATTGTATGTGTCTACACAGCTTGCCACCCTAGGGAGCAGGGCTGGGGTGGCAGAGCTGAAGTTAAAAGATTAATGCCCACTTTCAACAAGTGATGGGTCCAGTGTGTATCTCGGGTGAACGGATGGGGAAGGAGGAGCGGCTGAGACCCTCCCACTCACAAGGGCTGTGGGTCCTCAGTCCTGCCCGCCCCTACCTCTCCCAGCCCCTCTTCCTAGCAGAATTGATCATCACAGTCATCATCCTTCATCCCCTTCAGCCGGAGCCGGGCAAAGTCCTCAAACACAATGTCGTCGTCTGTGGCATAGCTtggtgacagtgagaaggagatgAGGTACAAGCTTCTGACCAGTCCTTGAGCCTCCCACTCTGTTTCCCTCCCACCCCATCCTAGAGTCAAGCACTGGAGTGATAATAGAGGGGTTCACAGGAGACCCCGGGGCAGTAGCTGCAACCTCTACAAGCTAGGTCATCCGACTGGATAGTTCCACCATTCCCCCGCACCAGAAGGAAACAACCCACAAAGTAGGAGGGTGGCCCTGAATGGCATGGGAATCTCTATCCTAGAGGGTCAACTAAGAAGGCAAGGGGTGTTTCTTACTTGGTATCGAATTCGATGAGGTTGgtatccacagggacatctgttTCCCGGGGGGCTGAAGGGCAGAgagggggtgggtggatgggtgctAGAAGGACCGTAACTTCAGCTGACCCGCTTCAGCTCCTCTCTGTAGGGCTCAGGGTGTGGGCGGTACTCACCTGACTGGGGTCTGGGAAGGGTGATGTGGTCATGAGGCTTGGGGTGCATTAGGACGAAAGGTAGCTCCACGGAGACATccctggggagggagaggagctgCATGAAGAGGGCAACTACCACAACCCATGGATCCAGAACCTGGTGACCCTGCCCAGCCCCCCTACTGTACTCACCCGCCTCGAGACACCACCAGCTTCACCTTGACCCTGTAGGATACCAGGATTCCCAGCACCTCTTTGTTGGCTCCCTCCTTCACACTGCATTtgggaggagggaagctgaggtCAGGGATCCAGGGCTCCTGAAGCACCAGCTCTGAAGCCATGGCAATACAGGCTCATGGCATTCCTTGATGCTGAACCCCGTGGGGTCTCATCTCTGCCACTCAGGGGTGCTTCAATCTGCGGCGGCACTGCACGTGCAGGTCCCTTTACctatttctttgtgtctcttctcaCCACGTGGGCCTGTGTGGTGGTGTTGTGTGCAGAGGCAACACTGGGTGAAGCTCTGGCCTTTCTAGGGCTACGTGTGCCCAAGGCCATAGTGACACATCACAATTCCTCATGCATGCTGGGGACCATCCCAACTGTCCTTCAGCAATGCAGGTCTCTCTGCCTGGAGCCATCCACAACgcttgcttccttcctctggGTCAGTCTATTTAAAAATCAACACACCCCACCTCTTTCTATACCCTATCTGTTATATTCTATCTTTTTCTATACTGCTCTGCTTAACACTTGTTCCTAACATGCTATCTAGTTTACCACTTATCTGATTGTCTGTCTTCCCTCCCTTAGAACGTGAGAAGTTTTTGTCATTTCTGTTCACTGATACCTTCCTGGCATCCAGGACAGAGCCTGGCATGCGGCCTGCTTTCAACGGAACGGAAGCCTGTGCCCTGTCCCCtgtcttcccccccaccccccgccccaacCCCTATCCCCTCCCTCACATGGTGCTGGAAGCCAGGTTGGTGTCTTCATGCTTGAGTTGCCCATCCAGGGCAAGGCCACGCTTTTCTCGGTTGTCACTGAGCAGTGGGGTTATGGTGTACACCTTGCAGAATGTGGAACTGGGAGACACCTGGTCACTGGGGGGTTGGGAACAAGATTGTTGGAGAGACTGGGCTAGGGGAGGCTCATCTTACCACCCTCAGGCAGTCTCTCCTCCCTCACTGTCCTTTGGGCACAGATTATGAGGGGGTAGGTTCTGGTTCAACCTGTTTGAGACAGTTAACAGCTTGGAGCCCCCTGGCTATAGAGACACCCTTAGAAGTGAGATGGGTTCTGAAGAATTCTGCCTTCTCACGTTCTCCCGGGAGCTTGGGTCCCACCCCTGACCCTTACTCACTCTTGTTCAAGCTGAGCCACAGGACACTTGTACTGCGCCGTGCTGAAGAGGCAGATGTCAGCATACTGTCTCACTGTGGGGCAGGGGACCAAGTGGCTTTGGGTGAAGGATAGACAACTACTGCACCACAATTCCCGACCACATGGTGGAAGCCCCACTGGGGGCACCCTCCCTTCCACCCCTGGCCAAAAGACCTCCCATATCAAACCTATGCCTTGGCTGACATGGCAGCAGAAGCCCTTATAAGTAGGGACTTCCTTTCCCATCCccatgcccaccccaccccctcctacCAGACACTCTAATCTTCTTGACGGTCTTAGCAGAATTGTTGGTGACATGGACGTTGACATTGAGGGGCTCCCCGTGGTAGTACAGCTTTTGAAGGGAGAAGATTGCATAGTTTGTATCTGTTCACTGACTCCACTGGCCTGCTCCAGCCCCAACTCCAGCCCATAGTACCTCTACCCAAGTAAGGCAATagccttaaaagaaaataaaaaacccaaccaaacaaacaaaaacaaaatgacaaacaaaCTCTCCCAAACCACCATCTTGCCCGTGgcttcacccctccccccaagagTCTGGCCTACTTTGTGGCATCTTTGTCACCCTCTCACACCTCACCTCTTTGTCCAGGGAAGCCTCTAAGTGAAGGGATCGCCGGTCAGACATGAGGAAGTGGCGTGTGGTTTCAGCTGAGGGCTGGGGGCCGGGTGTCTCAGGAGCAAACTGTACCTTTCTGATGATAAGCCGCACAGAGTTCCTGAGTCAGGggttggaggaggggagagactTAGTTTCAAGACACCATAAGCCAATTCATATTCCTACCTCCCACCAGGGCCTGGGGCTCTGAGAGGCTGGGTGGGAACGGTTAAACCAGAGAGAAATCTGTTCTTCTTACCTTTTGTGGCTTTTTTCTTCTATTGATTTGGCACAGAAGGCTCTAATCTCAAAGTCTACTCCACAGGccttgggaagaggaggaaaggccaCCTCTTACCCAAGGCTCCTGTACCACATCCAACacaccccctccttcctccttgctTCATTCCTCTTGGTGTGGATTTTTGCCTCATCACGGAAACAGAAGGACTCTCTTGCCCCActatctatctctctagcctGGCACCTGGCAGAGGCTAGCTCATGGCAGCGCACGGAGGAGCCCCCATACCCAGCCAGGTACACACAAGTCAGAGAACAGATTCAGTGATGCACATACATCCACGGGGATACCTCTCTGTCCTCAGGAACCCTCTACACCTCACCCTCTAGCTCAGCTGTGTTTTGTCATCTGCTGAGCCTGGTTCTGCTCACATACTATGAGCGTTATCCCTCTCTTACCTTCCCTGTGTCCTCTGGTCCTGGCTGCAGTGTGACGGAGCAAGGTAAATTCTGGGGTATCTGTggcagaggaaaaggagggatttCAACAGGTAACAGGTGCCTTATACCATGTCAATCCCAAACAGCCCCAGACCCCATGCCctgcaggaaacagagagcaTCCTCACTGTGAAAAAAAAGGGGTGGGCATGTTGGCCTAACTTCTTCAACAGTCGGTCCTGTAGGCGGGTGGGGGGCCGAGGtgggttggggatgggggggaAGGCCTGGTAGGTGGCGATGAACAGATCTTTTCGGAAAGACAGGCCCAGTACATCCAGGTCTTCTCGGCCATATCGGAAGGCACAGGTGAGGGTCACAAACACTGAAAAGTAAGGGTAAGTGTGGGTGATTAGGAGTAACCTTCAAGGCCCACATCCTTCCTCAATATAACAGACTTCCGGGAATCCTACTCCCTGCTTCTGATTTggccttctttttctctgttatCAATGCCAGCCCATCTAATGTCTTCTCCCCTCCAGCATGGGTATAGTACCTTTTCGGTCCTTCAAGTAGTCAGGATCCACAAGCACCACACCATCTAGGAAAAGGAGACGGACTCATTTTTGGAAGGGGGTCATTCCCAGACCCAGAAACCACCTCCCCTCTAGGGGAATGTGCTGGCCCCTTCTAGCCAAACTTACCCACAGGGTCCACTCTGTCCAGGTGATCTACAAAGTCTCGCTTGCCCAAGTACACGGTGAGCTGAGGATGTCAAGGGTCACAGGGAAAATTGGGGAGGATGGTGGCAAGCCACCAGAGTTCTCAAAGACGGAAACCCTGCCATGGGCTCCCCTTGGCTGGGTTATCAGGAAGGAGTTTCTCCCAGTATGATTGGAAAGTGAGATTGGTAGGGTTTTCCAGACTACTCAGTAAAACTTTCGTTTAAGCTTTTATCTGTCCCTCTGGTCACTTTCCATACCTCTCCCACCAACCAAGGGTAGGTGTACATGCACGAAGAcacgcacgtgcatgtgtgtgcgtgcattccCTGTCTTCAGGGAATACTCAGCTAGACCAGGTATGTAGCAGCTGTCCCCACAAAGGGCTTCGAGATAAACAGGCCATAGCCTGGGAAACTATTAACTTTTCCTAGCCCAGGCACCTGGGTTGGTTCCTAAGAGAATTATGAGCTTGCTTAGGAACCAAGCCCAGTCCCCACCCAGCCCTGTGGCTTCTTCAGACTGTGGCAAGGGGCTTAAGGAGGGAAGGAAGTCTGCTTTTAGCTGTCACAGGAAGTGGGGAGCTAAGGGTTGGGGATCATCTGGGGCTAAGCTAGGCTTTGACAGGGCCCAGGGAGGATCAAAGGGTGAGCATCAAGGGGGACTCACCTTGCAGTTAGGGCTTGACTTCTTGAAGACCctaacaaaacagaaaggaagaccCCACTGCCTCCCTTAGGCTGGGCAGGGACCACCACGCCAGGATGTATCCCTCCCCACGCTGAGAAGTGGAATTCACCCTGGATCCCTGCTCTACTACCCTtgccactgcttttttttttttttttttttttaaccaagttcCAGTATTTTCCACATGGCAGCCCCTTGAAGGCAACTGTCAGGGCAAGCCTTTGGTCTTTTGCTGTTTGAAGTTACCTAACTCACTCCTCCTCTTACAGTGATGACCACTGGTTGCCCCAGGACTACCCAAGCTCTCCTCCTCAGGGGACCCTCTCCAAAACTGAGAGTGAATTAGATGGCTACACAATGTCTGGGTCACACTTAACACTCCTCCCCACTTTTTGACCTTGGCCTTAGTATAtaactctggctagcctggaacttgacatatagaccaggctaaacCCAACTctgagatccatttgcctctgctttCTTGGTGCTAGGATAAGAGGCACAACCCACCACACTCAGATGAACTTTTCAACCGACCCCTAGCTTCAAGGACCCATACATTGACTCCTAGAGCAGAGCCTTATTTTTGTCCCTGAGATGTTTTTTGCCCAAGTCAGTATTTTATGAACCTCCAACAGCGTCAGCAGCTTAAAAAAAGAAGCCACTGTGGTCCCGACACAGTAGCATCCTGTGACAAGGCTGGTACTGCTGGCTAACACTCACAGGGGGCCTTCTCTGTTCCTAACACTGTTCCAACTGCATTTACTGTTTATTGCCCAACGACTGAGGCTGAAAGCCCTGTTTTACAACAAACAAGAATTTTGTCAAAGGTCACAGAGAATGTACAGGGTGGGACTTGGATATAAACTTAAGGAAGGCATCCTGGTTTCAAGACCCTGTTCTCAACCACTAAATCGTGAAGCTCGCCTGTCACAGTTTGTCAAGTCAAAGGGGACTTTTCTACACAGGCACTGCAACAATGTAAGCCTAGACTCCACCCATTGCTGTGAGGATAGAAAACTGTCTAGTGACCCCAGGGCTCTGGCCATTCTGTGGCTTGTTCTTCCAAGCATCATTCTGCCCCTAGTGAGGCATGTTGTCTCAGGAGCAGTTCCTGGAAAGGGTCTTCAGACAACAGACTGAAATACTGCCCACTGTTGCATCCTCCTTTCCATGTGCTATGTAAGTTTCTGCTAGGAAAACcacttgtctcttcctccccaaagCCAAGCTGTCCATACATCACAGGGTCACACTTAAGGTCACATGGCATATACATAGGGTCCCCCCAAGTATCCCCAAGTAATAAAGGTACATTCAGACATGGTGGCAGTTAGAACAATCATTCTAATATCTGTCCCAATTAGGGCTGACAGCTCGGACATCACCTAGGCTGGCTCTTTCTTCTACTTCTGGtttccttctgtcctgtattttctcCCACTGGGAGCCCTGGCAGAGCCTGTGACAACCATAATCAGTGTATTTCGGGCAGTTGCCCTGGGGTAACTACATAGTATCTGCCCTCTACATCTTACCCAGCCACCTCTTGCCTGGCTAGGGAGCGGGCAGTGTGCACATTCTCAGGCTGGCCAAGGAGGCAGAGTAAGGGAATTACCAGGGAGGTACCCAGCTTGGAGGGGGGCAGATAAAGCAGATGCCTCTTCGTACTTCCTGCCATTCTCTCCCTTTCCTGTGGCCCAGAATTTGATGAGATGGTAGGGAATTATGCCAAGTCAGCAGTCTTTCTTTGGTCCATCTATTCCCTCCCTGAAGTACACAACGGAAATTTGGGGGCCTCCCCCCACGTAAGTgacttcccctttctctggggtGTTTAACCTCAAATCCAGGAGGTCAATCTTCCCCATAGGCATCTCTCTCAGATATTGGTGTTCTTAGTGCAGAGATACCCACATTCTCATACTCTAAGGGCAGTGGGAGTGGTGGGGTTGATCCCATGTTTTGCAGAAGTCACTGTTCATAAGCAGGCCCTTATTCTTGGTCCTGTCTGTCTTGGGGCACATAGCCCCAATCTAGGCTTTAGCCCTTGCTCCTTTGGAACTCAAGCATTCACCCCATGTCCTCTTGAGGGTGTTGGGTCACAACAGGAAGTGGATTTTGCTATAGACCAAAAAAAGAGAACTCTGGTATCAGTGGAAGGAAGGAGCCTCGATTGCACAGAAAACATCCGGGGAGAGGATGTGTGTCCAGGGCAGAtactacctctctctctcccccaggaCAGAAATACAGCCCAACTTCAGCGAGGGTCCCTACATACTCTACTCTCTCAAGAAGCTGTTGCTCCTAGCAACCTAGAAGGCAGAAGTTTGGTAGCAGAGCTATCCGGCCCTTGGGACAGGTGGGAGCAATCTGACTGTGGGGTATTGGGCAGGAGGCTTTCCATTGGTTGGCCACGAGTCTAGGGGAATCCCTTCCCAGCATCCAGTCTCCCAGCACACAACCCCTCGGGGCCGGCCACCTGCTCCTCCTTCCTCCGCCCCTGCATCACAGCCTGCACAGAGAACCCAGTAGTCCGACTCCTACATCTCTGCGAGAACCCAGGCGTGGGTTTCACGA
The nucleotide sequence above comes from Arvicanthis niloticus isolate mArvNil1 chromosome 6, mArvNil1.pat.X, whole genome shotgun sequence. Encoded proteins:
- the Arrb2 gene encoding beta-arrestin-2 isoform X1, with the translated sequence MGEKPGTRVFKKSSPNCKLTVYLGKRDFVDHLDRVDPVDGVVLVDPDYLKDRKVFVTLTCAFRYGREDLDVLGLSFRKDLFIATYQAFPPIPNPPRPPTRLQDRLLKKLGQHAHPFFFTIPQNLPCSVTLQPGPEDTGKACGVDFEIRAFCAKSIEEKSHKRNSVRLIIRKVQFAPETPGPQPSAETTRHFLMSDRRSLHLEASLDKELYYHGEPLNVNVHVTNNSAKTVKKIRVSVRQYADICLFSTAQYKCPVAQLEQDDQVSPSSTFCKVYTITPLLSDNREKRGLALDGQLKHEDTNLASSTIVKEGANKEVLGILVSYRVKVKLVVSRGGDVSVELPFVLMHPKPHDHITLPRPQSAPIHPPPLCPSAPRETDVPVDTNLIEFDTNYATDDDIVFEDFARLRLKGMKDDDCDDQFC
- the Arrb2 gene encoding beta-arrestin-2 isoform X2, whose translation is MGEKPGTRVFKKSSPNCKLTVYLGKRDFVDHLDRVDPVDGVVLVDPDYLKDRKVFVTLTCAFRYGREDLDVLGLSFRKDLFIATYQAFPPIPNPPRPPTRLQDRLLKKLGQHAHPFFFTIPQNLPCSVTLQPGPEDTGKACGVDFEIRAFCAKSIEEKSHKRNSVRLIIRKVQFAPETPGPQPSAETTRHFLMSDRRSLHLEASLDKELYYHGEPLNVNVHVTNNSAKTVKKIRVSVRQYADICLFSTAQYKCPVAQLEQDDQVSPSSTFCKVYTITPLLSDNREKRGLALDGQLKHEDTNLASSTIVKEGANKEVLGILVSYRVKVKLVVSRGGDVSVELPFVLMHPKPHDHITLPRPQSAPRETDVPVDTNLIEFDTNYATDDDIVFEDFARLRLKGMKDDDCDDQFC